From the genome of Neospora caninum Liverpool complete genome, chromosome III:
TTGGGCCGCGATGCGTGCTCAAACGCATGCGGTGTTTCCACATTCGCATGCCGAAGCTGAGCGTCTCTCACGATCCACAACcatatgcctatatatatgcttgtacatgcgtatatattcatatatatctTTGTTTATATTTATAAATCTATATGAAGGCAGCGTCGGCCACCAGATCGATTACGACCCTCGTGtctgttctttcctctccttttaTCTGTGTTGGAGttgaagacgcgagcgccgTGTGGACCCTACGAggcgtcttccctgtctcgttttgcgccttcttccacgtTTCTTTCGCCTTGTCATTTTTCCCgagttcctctctcgttcttgtCGATTCAGGTCACGTACTTAATGCGGCATCGACGCGTGCTCGTCATGCCATTTCCGAACGCCGTCGGGTTTGCCTGGAACTTTCGGGAAGAAGTGGGCGTCGATGTGAATCGCGACTTCCCCTATCAGCGCCAAGCGGACCAGTGCTTCCAGTCTGTAGCCGCCCGGTAAGACaacgcgtctgtctctcttttcgctctcttcctccctctgtctctcatTCTTTatccttctttttctctcgccttctctttctctcgcccccttctctctgcccttcctcttcattctctcttccttctgtctttctctctttttctctgtttctctcctctcgcttcctttcctcttccttctcgtctctcttcttctcgttctctcgactttccacctcggtttcttcttcacgGTTTGGGTTTGCgccgtctgcgcctctcgcaaTTTCGTTTGTATGCACTCCCCATCCGCTTCTCCGCGGCGCGCCTTGCCTCATCTTTCCGcatttttgtcttctttgaGAACAATTCGGTCTctgcgccgaggcagacACCCCCTCTCTGGGCGTTTGCGCGTTTCGCTGCTTTCCAGTGTACCGTGCATCCGCTCGTTTCTTCGCAGAGCAATCAGCGAGTTGTTTCGGACCCACCTGATTCTCGGCGGCATCACCTGGCACGGCGGCATGCGCGCTGTCGCCTATCCGTGGGGATCCTATGACCACTCTCAGCAGgtgcgtctttccttcctgcgGTCCGAGACGCCAAGAACTCCGCTTGCTTGTCTCTGACTAGCCCCTCCCCCTCGTGACGTCAAACACTGCTCCCTGCGTCATCGCCAGTCTCCGCATCGCGGGGCCTTTCCAGCATGCGGTCGGACTCCCCCGGTGCGCCAAGAGACCTactcctctccctttgttTCGAACCTGCACCGCATGCAAGCGCGCGCCGGGAAACGGCGGCGGCTGTGCCCAGGCGCTACCGCTCGCTGCTTGCCCGTCTCCGACTCCGGGTCCGCCGCGTGGCACTTTATTGTTGAGCAGAAGCCGTCCACGGAGGCATCGCTCCGGTGATCCGTCGCGTGCTTCATCAACCGTGTGGAGCATCCGCGCGCTCCCGACTCTTGTGTAGctgcctttgtcttctcccggGAGACGTGTATCTGCATAtctatgtgtatgtgtatgtattgGTGTTCGTGTTTGCATGTTCACATGCCTGTGGAAAAATATTGTACCCCTAGCTCCGCGCTCTGTACATATACGCCCTGTTAGCGGTGTGTATGTCTAGAGTTGATTGATTGTACGTCGAGGGCGCCCATAGTTACGAGCCGGGAGGGACTCGGAAATAGGAAAGAACTGCTCTTGAATATCGCGCAGTGTCTTCTTTTCAAGGTTGACGCGCGACGTCTCGTGCATGCAACGCGACTGAGTTGCGGGGATTTACGTCTTATCGCCTTCTCAGCTGGGACGAGAACAGTGGCAGTCGCGGCCTTCGCCGGATGACGAAGCTTTCAAATCGCTCGCCGGTGCGTTGCAGGTGAGTGGggcttcttttttctccctacCTTACCTTCGATCGAACTCTTTGTCTCTCATCTGCCTTCCGTGCTTCCTTGTgtgctctcgtctctcctgtcactccttctctccattctTTTCTATTGCATCCTtacgccttctcttctgactttctcccgcctcctgaattggtgtctctctgcttgaTGAGCTCACGTCGggttttctcctgtctccctccgggcgtctcttcgttttccttccgctcggctcttccttccttgtctcctttcctgtatttctctcgttctctctccatttcctctttgtctttgttctttctctcgaatCTTGCTCCccgtgtttttctccctcaatctcgcctcctcttcctccgcagtttgcccctctcctcttggtctctctctggacgtccccttcctctttctctcactgtttctctccttttcttttggacgtcccgttttttctgtcttttcttgtcCAGCGTGCAGGAGGCCGTGATTTGGAAAAAGGCGATTTTTACTACCCCGTCGGTTCGATGACCGATCTCGTCTATCCAGTTAACGGCGGCATGGAAGACTGGGCCTACGGCGCGTCCTTCGAGCCTTCGCCCGACCCGATAACGGTCTGCGAGCCTGCGCCCTACGAGCTGGCTGTCGCCTCCAGTCTGTCCCCGTCCGCGCCTTCCACagcctctgcttcgcctgccgcCCTCGCGTCTCGGCTCCCCATGCTGAAACAGAGTgaggcgagggcggaggGGGACAGGTTtcgcagcgacgaagagacaacgcagaTACAAGCAGACGATAGCGcgaacggaggagacaggccaggtgcagaaggcggcgctcgccgcctctcagGCCGCAGctttgcgcatgcaggcgagaagggaagcaaCAGAAACCGCGGGACGACGACGATGCCTCTGCGGGGAGAAGCCGACGACGGGGTGCCCGAGGGGATGGCTCTCGGGGGCGAggcaagcgaggaaggaggagagacagagtcgGCGCAGAACGGCGCAGAGGGgaagcgcgagggagaggcagaaagaaaggcgaaaagcggaaaaggacgcgacgacgcagacCCAGAAGCAAAGTGGAAAACGGCCGATCGTGATGGAGTTCAACTGTACGCGTATCCACGCTCGAGAAGCGTCTACTCTGCGGCCGATATACGCTGCGCGCTCTTCTTGGTGGAAATGCACGACGACAAAGgtccctcgcgcgtctcgatGGGTAAAAACCTCGCCTTCGGGTCCGGGGGAATTCCcgcggcagcgaggagaaaagctcGCGCGTGCTcgtccgttctctcctctggggcgtgttttgtgtgtgtgtgtgtgtctctctctctgggatcttccccctctctccagccCTGCGCCCCTCTCGGCTCCGCACCCAGGCGTGCTGCTCGAATAAAAGCTTTCGACTCTCCGTCCTCGGGGTAGCCTCCTGGCTCCCGGGTGCCTTTTTCACCACACCTGCCGGAATGtccccgcctctcctgttgcgcagaaaaacgcaaaaAGACGCTTCAACACTCCACTCCGCTGTCCGcattctgtctctccggtgGCCCGCACTTTACCCCTGCCTCCATCTATCTGCAGATACTTTTCTAGGCAGaaatatatagatatatataaatgttGGTATGTATATGTCTCGATATATTTACATTTCCATATTTCCATATTTGCATCATATGTATATTCACATCTCTATATGACGAGTGTCTGATGCGGCGGGTCCGTGCAGGTCCTCGACCAGTCGACCGCCCTactttgcttcttcctgaCGAGGGCGGAGATGGAGTGCAGAAGAGCGCGGTCGCAcgcgcgagcgaagaaagtGACTTTCTGACCATTCGAAATGTTCGCATGGCCCTTAAATTCATCGAAAAAGCTCAACCCGACCTTCTCTTCACTTCCACCCCTCCTCTCTACCAGCCTCCAGGTAGAGacctatctatctgtctatctatacatataaatTTGTATATCTCCGTACAAATGTTTATCTGTGTGTGTAGGTATATGTGGGCTTGTGGTGTTCctgttgttctctcttttttctcgcgtgtgcGTTGTTCCTCACtacctttctctgctttcctcaTTTCCGTTCGCCCCTTGGATCCTCCCCTGCCAGGCGCCGTCTCCATCTTTGCCTTCTATCCCGTCGGCTGCAACGTATTATCTCACACCGAGCTGCAGATTCGGCGAGGACGGTGCGAGgatctcctctctgtctcgcacTCTTCTCGGTTGGGACCAGAGCTGCTTCCTGCGTGGCATGCGGCGGAGGTGCTCGTGCGCGAGGTCGGGAAGGATTTGCCAACGAGTTGCCGAGAGTTGGGCGTGTGGGAGCGGCAAGGGAGTCTTGCGGAGGATCGCGACCGCCCGCCGGAACGCTTTGAATGGTGGGGTGGCGGCGGGAACAAAGACATCGCGCTGAATCAGGGGTCCGtcgagcagaaaagaaaccgTGTCGAAATCCAGTACAAAATCCCACCGGAAGCACTGgtaggaaagagaaaaacctCAAAAGCTGTACCCATCTCGCCTGATCCTTGTGCTTGGCTTGACGACCCCCTGCGTCTTCAGGTCACTCCGGTCCATGCCGCCTGCCGCccttgctctcttttctgcttggtccgttctctctctccgtatctctcttctttctgtgtttctgctttccctcttccgcaCGCCTCTGTCTGGCTCCgctcccccctctctgtaccgttctcctctctgtgctcCTTCCATTCTCTTCCTCtatctgtttctctctttctccttctctgttctctctctcgcgttctctcgctgttcctGTGTCCTTCCAACGTTGTTTTACTTGGTAAATGTGTAGAGTTTCCAAATACACTTATTTTCTTTACTAGTAACTTTGGATTTCCTACAAATTCTTCTGAATTACAGTTGTTAAAAGCTGGGACAAAATTATCAACGAAAAATTCGACCTGCGAGCTTGTGTCCGGTTCCGTGACGGCAGGACGGGGACTACTGCAGCGTGGTTTTTGCGTCCTTTGACCAGGTGAGGCGCCGGTGAATTCGACACAAAAAATATCTCTCGCCCGTGTTCATGGCAACAATTACCTCCCAAATACACACAAATACACGAATATATGTTTctccatctatctatatatatatatatatatattgacaCGTGTGTCTGCGGTGCCGCCATGAGGGCTGGTACATTGTGCGATATGTTTGGACACGTCTAACTAAAAACTGTGTAGTCTTTTTTACCTGCATATTTATcaatatatatgcatgcaatACGTACGCTTGTGTATCTTGCAGGGCGGTAGAGGTCATGTGTTTCCAAATAGAGTATGCTTCCAAACGTAGATATGTACttatatttgtgtatgtgTAGATATAACTTATGCAGCGCGTGTATAATATGTTCGGCCACCAATCATGTATGTCTGTTTTTATATTtttccatatatatgtatatatatacatagataaAGGATATATACGCATAAATGTGAGATATAGTACATGTATCCATAGTTGTTGATTTTCGCACAGGTATGTCGAGTGTGTTGGGATGgtttgtttctgtttctaCAGGACTGGAAATACCAGAAACGGCCTGAGCCGAGGATGCCGCCTCAGAGTCATATAGCTCGACTTCGACTTGAAGACGTAaaccgtttttcttctcggttgtgctctctcgctttcttttccggtCTTCTGGCATCGTATTGCAGATGGTCTTCCTCCGTGGCTCTTGCGTCGGCCGCCGTTCTCCCAGCGTCGTGTTCTCCGGTTTCTCACGTCTCTCGTTCTtgctttttgtctccgtgtTGGGTTTCCGTTGCgcgtccttttttctcgcctctgtcgtGGCGTGACCCTGCACTCCGTTCTTCGCTGGGTCTTCTTGAATGTTGCATTTCTCTTCATGTTCCCCGCGGGTCTTCTACCAACggtcctctccctcgcctctgctcgtctcccaCACGATGTCTCCAGCCTCATTCGgacctctccttttcgcttcgttttcgttACCGATCCTCAGGACTACGAAGCACGATCGTCAGAGGGAAATGCTGTTATTGTCGGACATAAGACCTGGTAAGGCATCTCTGGctgtttcgcgttctctctctttccgcccctctccatctgtgtcgctctctttctttccctccctctttccctgtcttcccctttccctctctttccctcctcctttctctttccccgtccctctcgtttctgtgcTTGTTTGTTCCCCGCCTCCCGAGCCGTGGGCTAAGAACCCTTCTCTACGACTCTCTGGCCACTACGCGACCATTCCTCGTCTGTCTTTCCCGCGTTGCTTCGGCGCATCTAGTTTCTTGCCCCAGAAAACGCACTCCCCGGGAACGGCCAGAGGCAAAACGCCGAGCTacacaagagaaaagggcgggagaggaggcTGGCAACCGCGGGGAGAAAAGgcctgcgaagaagaaattACCGAGTCTTCatttgtgtctcctttgAGTCTTTTTGCGGGGCGCGCCTTTTGCGGCCTTTGtccctccttccttcttcacgcgcttctcgttctcccagtttcttgttctccccaGGCTCTTCCCTGCGGCGATTCCGgcgctcttccccgtcgtcaGCGCCGCCGGGTATCCCTTGATTATCCGCGGTGACAACGTCGAAggtttcgcgcgtctcgactTCCCTCTAGAggcgtttcgcctttcctcgaaGACCTCGGAGGCCGCGCTGAAACGCGACACAACGTCGGACACAACCGTCCAGCTCTTTTTGAACTTTGGGGGAAACTTCAATGAAGAGCGCTTCCGATACGATCCTTTCACAGGCGTGCTTCGGTATCCGAAGGCGACGAATCCGTCGCTATCGATTCGGCGCGTGGACCTCAGCGTCTCTCTTAGCGTGAGTCCTGCACAGGAGCAAGGAAcgttccgtcttcttcgtctctctctttgagGGCCAGGTTacgccttcccttctgcctTGGCCTCGCCCAGTCGTGGTCCTTTCGCGTGCTTTCCTCGGCAACTACCAGTAACGCGTTGGcgcgtctctttttgtctgtGCCTGCCTGTTCCCCTTTGCCTTGCCGACGTCTGTTTTGTGCCTCCGCAAATCTCGCTTCCCCGCGTGGCGCCAGatcgttttccgtctctgtgtTCTTCGCTCTGCTGTTTTCTCAGCGCCCGTTCTCCAGCCTGCCGCCcgggcgtttcctcttcacgGTTTTCGAAGACGGCGATCTGCTCCAGCATACTGTGAAtcagtttctcttccccgcctcctccctctcttcgctctctgcctccgtctcttccttttcggtTTCGTCTTCCGGTTCGCCGTGCTCTGCGAAGTCGCGAGCGACACAGGGAAACTTTTACTCGGCGATGCTGCTGGGGGAGTTGCCGACGGGGACGATGGGGCCGTCCGAGTTGGAGAGGCTGCAGAAGACTCGGATGGCGAATTTCGTGAAGCGGCAGAAGGAGCGGACGGAGAGCACGTGGGGAGGGCGTCCGCATCTCTCTTCCACGTGGTCGAGGCAAGTGGCCGAGAAACTCAAGCAGGCGATCGCGCCTGCAGTCGTTGACTTCTCCCTCATCGATGCGAAAACCTTGCGGGGCCAAGCAGACGTGCCCGTGACTGCTCTCCTCGGCCGCACCGTAGTCGTTCAGTGGATCCCCGAGAGCTCACGTGGAAgcgacaaaaaagaagagaaagaaggggagcAACGAGGGGCGCAAGAAGGGGATGCAGCAAGAGCAGACACCGGTTTGTCCAAGAAGACGGGGACGTCTCGTGTTGCTTCTTCTGGATATCGGCCTTCTCAGTCGGTGATGGCAGTCGTTGGCGCCTCCGTCCACACGCCGCCGATCATCCACTCGATCCACGAGAAGCTCGCGCCACTTCCTGCGGATCCGACGCAGCGGtcggcgtcctcgtctccgcccttcgtctcttcacTCGCCTGCTTTTTCCGCCATGagccggcgagaggcgagagagccggagCGAGTCtagggcgagagaagccggagcTGACAGGCGCAAGGCACTTGGCGGGGGGcaggggaagcagagagcgcgaagaaggtcCGGACACCGCGGGAGGCAGCGACCGGAAGGTACCAGAGCAACAGATGGGAGAGGAGGGGGGACGgcgcgcagaggagacagcgagtaCGGAGAAGCGTGAGGCCGGAGACATGGAAGCAGCGCCAGAGGCAAAAACGACAGTctgggagggagagagagagcgggacgTGGAGGCGAGTGAACGGGACGCAGCAAGGACCTTGCTCGGAAACCTGATTGGGTACCTGCGTTTGACGTACACGGTTGATAGCGTCGGAGaacaaagaaaggaaaacctcgaggaaggcggcggtTCTGGAGCAGGCCGCGTTCGTGTCGAGGCGGAACTTTGCGAGACATCGATGGGTATCCCTGCCGACGCACCACTCTACCTCAAAGTAAGACAGAGCtgagggggagagaggcggtcgTGTGTGGAGCTCGTTTCGACTTGTCGCCCCCACGTTCGGGCAGTCTGTCTCATCTTTCCCCCGGGAACTGCCAgttgttttctttcgtctcgcgttGTTTGTTCAGTTGtctcttgccttttctctccggaTATTCCTGAGTCGCTGGTCTGTGATTTCCTTTTCAGTTCCACGAAGACTGCTGTCCACCATTGACGATGTATCCCTCCACCCGACAGAGGCTCCAGTTCGCGAGCCAAGCACAGCGAGTGCCCGAACAGAGGCAGAGTTGGTTGGGACGCTTCCTGGGTGTT
Proteins encoded in this window:
- a CDS encoding f14o23.7 protein, related codes for the protein MKRGAVHGDERAGPTAAVELVRYLCARYRRDGEVTYLMRHRRVLVMPFPNAVGFAWNFREEVGVDVNRDFPYQRQADQCFQSVAARAISELFRTHLILGGITWHGGMRAVAYPWGSYDHSQQLGREQWQSRPSPDDEAFKSLAGALQRAGGRDLEKGDFYYPVGSMTDLVYPVNGGMEDWAYGASFEPSPDPITVCEPAPYELAVASSLSPSAPSTASASPAALASRLPMLKQSEARAEGDRFRSDEETTQIQADDSANGGDRPGAEGGARRLSGRSFAHAGEKGSNRNRGTTTMPLRGEADDGVPEGMALGGEASEEGGETESAQNGAEGKREGEAERKAKSGKGRDDADPEAKWKTADRDGVQLYAYPRSRSVYSAADIRCALFLVEMHDDKGPSRVSMGPRPVDRPTLLLPDEGGDGVQKSAVARASEESDFLTIRNVRMALKFIEKAQPDLLFTSTPPLYQPPGAVSIFAFYPVGCNVLSHTELQIRRGRCEDLLSVSHSSRLGPELLPAWHAAEVLVREVGKDLPTSCRELGVWERQGSLAEDRDRPPERFEWWGGGGNKDIALNQGSVEQKRNRVEIQYKIPPEALDGDYCSVVFASFDQDYEARSSEGNAVIVGHKTWLFPAAIPALFPVVSAAGYPLIIRGDNVEGFARLDFPLEAFRLSSKTSEAALKRDTTSDTTVQLFLNFGGNFNEERFRYDPFTGVLRYPKATNPSLSIRRVDLSVSLSRPFSSLPPGRFLFTVFEDGDLLQHTVNQFLFPASSLSSLSASVSSFSVSSSGSPCSAKSRATQGNFYSAMLLGELPTGTMGPSELERLQKTRMANFVKRQKERTESTWGGRPHLSSTWSRQVAEKLKQAIAPAVVDFSLIDAKTLRGQADVPVTALLGRTVVVQWIPESSRGSDKKEEKEGEQRGAQEGDAARADTGLSKKTGTSRVASSGYRPSQSVMAVVGASVHTPPIIHSIHEKLAPLPADPTQRSASSSPPFVSSLACFFRHEPARGERAGASLGREKPELTGARHLAGGRGSREREEGPDTAGGSDRKVPEQQMGEEGGRRAEETASTEKREAGDMEAAPEAKTTVWEGERERDVEASERDAARTLLGNLIGYLRLTYTVDSVGEQRKENLEEGGGSGAGRVRVEAELCETSMGIPADAPLYLKFHEDCCPPLTMYPSTRQRLQFASQAQRVPEQRQSWLGRFLGVRAGDTANTKTAMPPEDETGSWELPEGTANLLSLRNCRCGPGTIVTLATEVFASSLHASSSFSPFSSNTFFLPPADMVDSAHRRTLACALGLVPPVPGQSSEASRHDETSNRLPFSVSLTGGEPSIAASPFISRFICGSSSRPSWRQWSKRPEAAARRSASTESNKEGHQTQAEEDVADFIAFFEAAEQAREDHDMPPKYHLVIASLIALIGLVCILSPCLISVYDCCLSHHGVGGMQLSERPSERRSPFNEYPEIHAAEGEIPEIPEGEEESPGGSASHTVDRFGRLVDAFAEANSELNGDRQAKKEDGKAIVAKSNLFSSRLRGVTDDEVFNVPSSLGHAVVSTAPRRLSGGTGKRASYEPFFSIAGEDDDSEEDEGGFQH